A genomic region of Trifolium pratense cultivar HEN17-A07 linkage group LG3, ARS_RC_1.1, whole genome shotgun sequence contains the following coding sequences:
- the LOC123918467 gene encoding probable carboxylesterase 2: MDPIPTYPEISIDVPPYLRVHKNGTIERLAGIHVIPPGIDPQTKVISKDITIIPKTGLTARLYSPNNFTSKKLPLIIYFHGGAYCISSASDPLYHNSLNKLVLEANIIAISVNYRLAPEHPLPTAYDDSWEALQWIASHTIENHEENHENLIKERVDFNKVFLAGDSAGANIGHYMSLKLNVLNHLNFKVLGLIMVNPYFWGKEPIGVEISDYERRKMVDKWWEFVCPSDKGNDDPLINPFVEEAPNLEEVGVEKVLITVCEKDILRERGKLYHKKLVNSGWKGTAEFYETQEEDHVFHIFNPDCDKAKNLIKRIADFINA, translated from the coding sequence ATGGATCCAATTCCAACCTATCCAGAAATCTCCATAGATGTTCCTCCTTACCTTCGAGTACACAAAAACGGAACCATAGAAAGATTAGCAGGCATTCATGTCATTCCTCCCGGCATCGATCCTCAAACCAAAGTTATCTCAAAAGACATCACAATCATCCCAAAAACTGGTCTCACAGCAAGACTCTACTCACCCAACAATTTCACTTCAAAAAAACTACCTTTAATCATCTACTTCCATGGTGGAGCCTATTGTATATCTTCAGCCTCTGATCCACTTTACCATAACTCCCTCAACAAACTAGTACTCGAAGCAAACATCATCGCTATCTCTGTTAATTACCGGTTAGCACCCGAACATCCTCTTCCAACCGCTTACGATGATTCTTGGGAAGCACTTCAATGGATTGCTTCACACACCATTGAAAATCATGAAGAAAATCATGAAAACTTGATCAAAGAAAGAGTTGACTTTAACAAAGTTTTCTTAGCAGGTGATAGTGCTGGTGCTAACATAGGACACTACATGTCCTTAAAGTTGAATGTTCTaaatcatttgaattttaaGGTTTTGGGTCTTATAATGGTGAATCCTTATTTTTGGGGTAAGGAACCAATTGGTGTTGAAATAAGTGATTATGAGAGAAGGAAAATGGTTGATAAATGGTGGGAATTTGTTTGTCCTTCTGATAAAGGAAATGATGATCCTTTGATTAATCCGTTTGTGGAAGAAGCTCCTAATCTTGAAGAAGTTGGTGTTGAAAAAGTGCTTATTACTGTTTGTGAGAAAGATATATTAAGGGAAAGAGGGAAACTTTATCACAAGAAATTGGTTAACAGTGGTTGGAAAGGTACTGCTGAATTTTATGAGACTCAAGAGGAAGATCATGtgtttcatatttttaatcCAGATTGTGATAAAGCTAAGAATTTGATTAAACGCATAGCTGATTTCATCAATGCATAA
- the LOC123916178 gene encoding patatin-like protein 2: protein MERTQSSLLQIQAPTYGNLVTILSIDGGGIRGIIPATILEFLESQLQELDGESARLADYFDVITGTSTGGLVTAMLTAPNDNKRPLFDAKDIKPFYLEHCPKIFPQQKHTFGSVGKLFKSLTGPKYDGKYLHNVVREKLGDVRVHETLTNIVIPAFDIKTLQPIIFSSYKIKKNPCFDARLSDICISTSAAPTYLPGYNFKNQDTEGNIHEFNLIDGGVSANNPTLVAVNEVTTQIINENNDFYAIKPMEYSRFLIISLGTGTQKNEQKFDSKMAAKWGLLDWLTHGGSTPLIDIFSQSSGDMVDIHLATVTEALNCQENYLRIQDDTLTGIDSSVDIATKENLDKLCQIGEKLLKKPVAKINLENGMCEPTQNGETNQEALKRFAKILSQERKLRELTSPHVH from the exons ATGGAAAGAACACAATCATCACTTCTACAAATCCAAGCTCCTACCTATGGAAACTTGGTGACTATTCTAAGCATCGATGGTGGCGGTATTAGGGGCATTATTCCCGCTACCATCCTCGAGTTCCTTGAATCGCAACTTCAAGAATTGGATGGTGAATCAGCAAGACTTGCGGATTACTTTGATGTGATTACAGGAACAAGTACCGGTGGCCTTGTAACTGCCATGTTAACCGCTCCAAATGATAATAAACGTCCGCTTTTTGATGCCAAGGATATCAAGCCCTTTTACTTAGAACACTGTCCAAAGATTTTCCCACAACAAAA GCACACGTTCGGATCAGTGGGGAAATTGTTCAAATCATTGACAGGACCAAAATATGATGGAAAATATCTTCACAATGTTGTGAGGGAGAAGCTTGGGGATGTTCGCGTGCATGAGACACTCACCAATATCGTGATCCCCGCTTTTGACATAAAGACATTGCAACCAATCATTTTCTCATCTTATAAGATTAAGAAAAACCCTTGCTTTGATGCTCGACTCTCAGACATATGCATCAGTACCTCGGCTGCTCCTACTTATCTTCCTGGTTACAACTTCAAGAACCAAGACACCGAAGGGAACATACATGAATTCAACCTCATTGATGGCGGTGTTTCTGCAAATAATCCG ACTTTAGTAGCCGTGAATGAAGTAACCACACAGATAATTAATGAGAATAATGACTTTTATGCCATCAAACCCATGGAATATAGTCGCTTTTTGATAATCTCGTTGGGCACGGGGACACAGAAGAATGAACAAAAGTTTGATTCGAAAATGGCCGCCAAATGGGGTCTATTGGATTGGTTAACCCATGGCGGATCCACTCCCTTAATCGATATCTTTAGCCAATCCTCTGGAGATATGGTTGACATTCATCTGGCTACGGTCACTGAAGCACTTAACTGCCAAGAAAATTACCTTCGAATACAG GATGATACATTGACTGGTATAGACTCTTCAGTTGATATTGCCACAAAAGAGAATTTAGATAAACTTTGTCAAATTGGAGAAAAGTTATTGAAGAAACCCGTAGCTAAGATCAATTTGGAGAATGGAATGTGTGAGCCTACTCAAAATGGGGAGACCAATCAAGAAGCTCTCAAAAG GTTCGCAAAAATACTTTCACAAGAGAGGAAGCTTCGAGAATTAACATCCCCTCACGTACACTAA
- the LOC123915868 gene encoding isocitrate dehydrogenase [NAD] catalytic subunit 5, mitochondrial, producing the protein MASQILRRTLGSRYLSNPRAFSSASTPIRATLFPGDGIGPEIAESVKQVFQAADVPIEWEEHYVGTEIDPRTQSFLTWESLESVRRNRVGLKGPMATPIGKGHRSLNLTLRKELNLYANVRPCYSLPGYKTRYDNVDLVTIRENTEGEYSGLEHQVVRGVVESLKIITRQASLRVAEYAFHYAKAHGRERVSAIHKANIMQKTDGLFLKCCREVAEKYPEIQYEEVVIDNCCMMLVKNPGLFDVLVMPNLYGDIISDLCAGLIGGLGLTPSCNIGEGGIALAEAVHGSAPDIAGKNLANPTALLLSSVTMLRHLDLHDKAESIQNAILNTIAEGKYRTADLGGTSKTTEFTKAIIDHL; encoded by the exons ATGGCTTCTCAGATACTAAGACGAACCCTCGGAAGCCGCTATCTCTCAAACCCTAGAGCCTTCTCTTCCGCATCCACTCCGATCCGTGCCACTCTTTTCCCCGGAGATGGTATTGGTCCCGAGATCGCCGAATCCGTCAAACAG GTATTCCAAGCTGCTGATGTTCCAATTGAATGGGAAGAGCATTATGTAGGAACCGAAATTGACCCCAGAACACAGAGCTTTCTTACATGGGAAAGTTTAGAATCGGTAAGGAGAAATAGGGTTGGCTTGAAAGGGCCAATGGCCACCCCTATTGGAAAAGGGCATCGTTCATTAAACCTTACTCTAAGAAAAGAACTTAATTTATATGCCAATGTCCGACCTTGTTACAGCCTTCCTGGCTACAAAACTCGTTATGATAATGTAGATCTCGTCACAATCCGTGAAAATACGGAAGGCGAGTACAGTGGACTTGAACATCAG GTTGTGAGGGGTGTAGTAGAAAGCCTCAAAATCATTACACGTCAAGCAAGTTTAAGAGTTGCTGAATATGCTTTTCACTATGCCAAGGCACATGGAAGAGAGAGGGTGTCTGCTATACACAAAGCCAACATTATGCAAAAGACTGATGGTCTTTTCCTTAAG tGTTGTCGTGAGGTTGCAGAGAAATATCCAGAAATACAATATGAGGAAGTTGTCATTGATAATTGCTGCATGATG CTTGTGAAGAATCCTGGGCTTTTTGATGTATTGGTGATGCCTAACCTTTATGGTGATATAATCAGCGATCTTTGTGCTGGCTTGATTGGAGGATTAGGCTTGACACCCAG CTGCAACATTGGTGAGGGAGGTATTGCACTTGCTGAGGCTGTACATGGTTCAGCACCTGATATTGCTGGGAAG AATTTGGCAAATCCAACAGCTTTGCTATTGAGTTCTGTTACAATGTTGCGCCATTTGGATCTCCATGATAAAGCAGAAAGTATTCAGAATGCAATCCTCAACACAATTGCAGAAGGGAAGTACCGAACTGCTGATCTTGGTGGCACTTCAAAGACAACTGAATTTACAAAAGCAATCATTGATCATCTTTGA
- the LOC123915058 gene encoding uncharacterized protein LOC123915058 produces the protein MWRLAKNILPTRSNLHKKGITLDLLCPLCSSEEESSQHLFLKCDMFKLTLFASHLGSHIPIDIDLHDWILKWLVCQDPLGVQLFCTLLWKFWAGRNAVIFNGWQMDPTFLALDALSFVQEFNEANPSRNRRALVSQSISEPSRSTCSSMNSMFVDAGCCNSGHTVWGLVLRNLNGETVFSACKREDITAEPLLAEALGVRWALQVATDQGVNSVSIYSDAANVVNCINKRSNFAAINLIAQDCRNLMAGLGNVSVMFISRTQNCDAHNLVSLAKVVGSRTWLGVAPLVSVYSVSAAVPAAGCNVFSCVPAS, from the coding sequence ATGTGGAGACTTGCAAAAAATATCCTTCCAACAAGATCCAATCTCCATAAGAAAGGTATCACCCTTGACTTACTTTGCCCTCTTTGCTCTAGTGAGGAGGAATCCTCGCAGCACTTGTTCTTGAAGTGTGATATGTTTAAACTTACCCTTTTTGCATCTCATCTTGGCTCCCATATCCCTATAGATATTGATTTGCATGACTGGATTCTGAAATGGTTGGTGTGCCAGGACCCTCTTGGTGTCCAATTATTTTGCACTTTGTTGTGGAAATTTTGGGCCGGAAGGAACGCTGTGATTTTTAACGGTTGGCAAATGGATCCAACTTTTTTGGCCCTTGATGCTTTGAGTTTTGTCCAGGAGTTTAATGAGGCTAATCCATCAAGAAATAGAAGAGCTCTAGTTTCACAAAGCATTTCTGAACCCTCTCGGAGTACATGTTCATCTATGAATTCTATGTTTGTTGATGCAGGGTGCTGCAACTCAGGCCATACAGTTTGGGGTCTAGTTCTTCGTAATTTGAATGGTGAAACAGTCTTTAGCGCTTGCAAAAGAGAGGACATCACTGCTGAACCTCTTTTGGCGGAAGCATTAGGGGTGCGTTGGGCTCTTCAAGTAGCCACTGATCAAGGTGTCAATTCCGTTTCAATTTATTCAGATGCGGCAAATGTGGTAAATTGCATCAACAAAAGATCAAATTTTGCTGCTATTAATTTAATTGCTCAGGACTGTAGAAACTTGATGGCTGGATTGGGAAATGTTTCTGTAATGTTTATTAGTAGAACACAAAACTGTGATGCCCATAATTTGGTCTCTTTGGCTAAGGTTGTGGGTAGTAGGACTTGGTTAGGGGTAGCCCCTCTTGTATCAGTTTATTCTGTTTCTGCAGCTGTGCCTGCTGCTGGTTGTAATGTCTTTAGCTGTGTTCCGGCTTCTTAA